The Bacteroidota bacterium nucleotide sequence CACCAGGCAAAGGAGGACAAAAACATCTTGATGTTCCCGTTTTTAATACTGTTAAAGAAAGTGTAGAAAAAGTTGGTGCAAATGTATCAGTTATTTTTGTACCACCTCCATTTGCAGCAGATGCAATAATGGAAGCCGCTGATGCAGGAATTAAAGTTATTATTGCAATTACTGAAGGTATTCCTACTTCGGATATGATAAAAGTAAATGAATATTTAAAAGATAAAGATTGTACCCTTGTTGGTCCTAACTGCCCCGGTGTCATTACTCCCGGAGAAGCAAAAGTTGGAATCATGCCTGGATTTATTCATAAAAAAGGAAGTATCGGAATCGTTTCTCGTTCAGGAACTTTAACCTATGAAGCTGTACATCAGGTATCACGAGAAGGTTTTGGTCAGTCAACATGTATTGGTATTGGCGGTGATCCTATCATTGGCACATCAACATTGGATGCAATAAAATTATTAATGAATGATGATCAAACCGAAGGTATCGTTATGATTGGAGAAATAGGTGGTAGTATGGAAGCCGATGCTGCAAATTGGTTGAAAGAAAATTCTACAAAACCTGTAGTTGGATTTATCGCAGGGCAAACAGCTCCAAAAGGAAGAAGAATGGGACATGCCGGTGCTATAATTGGTGGCAAAGATGATACAGCAGCAGCAAAGATGAAAATCATGAGAGAATGTGGAATTCACGTTGTTGAATCACCTGCTGATATTGGTAAAACAATGGCTAAAGTGCTGAAATAGTATTTTCTAAAATATTATTAAAACAAACTTAAACAAAACCAACATCAAAGTAATTTTTAAATTTTGATGTTGGTTTTTTTATTTCTAAGGGAGATTCTATAAATAAAATAGCTGTTAAAACTTAAAATATTATTATCTTTGTGAAAATTAATTTTTACAAAAAGATATGCATTTAACTCAAGTTACAACCAAAAAGGATAAAAAAGATTTTCTTAATGTTGCAAGAGTAATTTATGCTAATGACTCCAATTGGGTTTGTCCATTAGATGCTCAGATAAACAGTATTTTTGATCCTGAAGAAAATATTTTTTACAAAAACGGTGAAGCTGAACGCTGGATATTAAAAAACGATAAAGGCGAATTAATAGGGCGTGTGGCTACTTTTATTAATAGAAATAAAGCCTTTGGCTACGAACAACCTACCGGAGGAATGGGCTTTTTTGAATGCATAAATGACAAAGAAGCAGCATTCAAATTATTTGATAAATGCAAGGAATGGCTTTCCGAAAGGAAGATGGAAGCTATGGATGGACCAATTAATTTTGGAGAAAATGATAATTTTTGGGGCTTGCTTGTTGATGGATTTACTCAACCCGGCTTTGGGATGAATTACAATTTTAAATATTATAAAGAACTTTTTGAAGAATATGGGTTTAACTTTTATTACGAACAAGTAAGTCATCATTTGGAAATTGCAAAATCTTTACCTGAAAGGTTTTGGAAAGTTGCTGATTGGGTGATAAATAAAGCTGAGTATAATTTTAAACACTATAGCATTAAAAACTCCGAAAAGTTTCTAAAAGATATTATTGAAATTTATCAGGATGCATGGCAATTTCATGAAAATTTTACACCAGCAAAATTATCAGACCTAAGAATAAAATTTGATAAAATGAAGGATTTTATTATTGAAGATTTTATTTGGTTTGCCTATCACCATGATGAGCCAATTGCTTTTCTTGTAATGCTTCCCGATACAAATCAAATATTGAAACATTTTAATGGAAAAATAAATTTTTTAGGGAAAATAAAATTTGCATGGCTAAGGTCAAGAAAAAAAATTACACGTGCACGAATTGTAATAATGGGCGTAAAAGTTAAATATCAACGATATGGTATAGATTCAGGGATTTTTAGGCAAATGCAAAAAATTATCGTCAATCATCAGGAGTACAAAGAAATTGAAATATCATGGACAGGAGATTATAATCCAAAGGTGAAAGCATTAATTAAAGCACTTAAAGTGGATTTTGCAAAAAGACACATAACATACAGAAAATTATTTGATGAAAATGCTAAGTCAAAACGCTCTAAAATAATACCTGTTGATACAAGAAAGTGAAGAATGATTCCTTTAAAGCTTGATGTAGTTTAAGAATTGTTTTTTTATTTCATCCTTTTCAAATGCTCCGAAATAATTTGCCGTAATTGTACTTGTGCTAATATCCTGAATGCCACGACTTGCAACACATAAATGTTTTGCATTTATAAGTACAGCAACATCCTCTGTTTTGGCAACATTTTTTATCTCATTTGCGATTTGTAAAGTTAATCGTTCTTGCAACTGTGGTCTTTTGCAATAATAATGAACAAGCCTGTTTATTTTTGAAAGTCCCAACACTTTTTCTTTTGCAAAGTATGCAACATGTGCTTTACCAAAAAACGGAACAAAATGATGCTCACAATTTGAATGCACAGTAATATCTTTTTCAACTATCATATTCTGATAATTGAATTTATTTTCGAACAATGATATTTCAGGTTTGTTGGCAGGATTTAAACCACTGAATATTTCTTTAACATACATTTTTGCAATTCGTCCCGGAGTGCCATTAAGACTGTCATCATTAAGGTCAAGTCCTAATATTTCCATTATTTCTCTGAAATGATGCTCTATCTTTTTGATTTTTTCTTGATCTGTCATTTTAAAAGCATCTGCTTTCAATGGTGTTTCATAATTACTCAATATATTTTTGCTCATGTTAATTTGTTTGGTCAGTAAAAATTTCTAATGTCTTTGGACTATTTTAAATTTACATTTGATATTACAAAATCAGGGCAAAATTAGAAATTTAATGAACATAAAAAATTTATCTAATCAATTATTTTAAAATATGATTAATTTTGTGCATCATTAAATTATTGTCAAAGTATTATTACCTATGATTAGAGGATTATTATCACAAATATTTCGCAAGTTAAAATTATTATATTTCTTAGATATTTTAAGGTTTAAATATCAAAAAATCAGAAATTATAAAAAGAATAAAAAATTTATAAAACAAAATTCGAATATTGTTTTGCCTCCGAATTATATGATGTATGAATCTTTTCAAATTAATTATAACAAGTATTTTTTTGATGGAAAAGATACAGCAGAATGGTTGATGAATCAATTTGGAAAATATAAAAAATTAGAGAATTTGAACATTCTTGACTGGGGCTGTGGACCTGCAAGAATAATTCGCCATTTGTCCGAACTTACTCAAGATTGTTCCTTTTTTGGAACTGATTACAATAACAAAACAATAAAATGGTGCAATGAAAATATTAAGAATGTAAAATTCTCACAAAACAATCTTGTTCCGGAACTTTCTTATGAAGATAATTTTTTTGACCTGATTTATGGAATTTCAATATTCACTCACCTTTCGGAAGAAATGCATCACAAATGGTTTGAGGAGTTGATAAGGATTCTAAAAACAGGGGGCATTTTACTTTTAACTACACAAGGAAATGATTTTAAACAAAAACTTACTGCAAAAGAATCAGTTGATTTTAAGAATGGTAAATTGATTGTGAGAGGAAAAGTAAAAGAAGGACACAGAACATATTCAGCATTTCAACCTGAAAGTTTTATGAAAAAATTATTAAAAAGTGTGAAAATACTTGACCATATTGAAGGGGAAAAATTAAGCAACAGCCCTG carries:
- a CDS encoding class I SAM-dependent methyltransferase; this encodes MIRGLLSQIFRKLKLLYFLDILRFKYQKIRNYKKNKKFIKQNSNIVLPPNYMMYESFQINYNKYFFDGKDTAEWLMNQFGKYKKLENLNILDWGCGPARIIRHLSELTQDCSFFGTDYNNKTIKWCNENIKNVKFSQNNLVPELSYEDNFFDLIYGISIFTHLSEEMHHKWFEELIRILKTGGILLLTTQGNDFKQKLTAKESVDFKNGKLIVRGKVKEGHRTYSAFQPESFMKKLLKSVKILDHIEGEKLSNSPEQDIWIIQKQEMNV
- the sucD gene encoding succinate--CoA ligase subunit alpha → MSVLVNKDSKIVVQGFTGSEGSFHSTQMIEYGTNVVAGVTPGKGGQKHLDVPVFNTVKESVEKVGANVSVIFVPPPFAADAIMEAADAGIKVIIAITEGIPTSDMIKVNEYLKDKDCTLVGPNCPGVITPGEAKVGIMPGFIHKKGSIGIVSRSGTLTYEAVHQVSREGFGQSTCIGIGGDPIIGTSTLDAIKLLMNDDQTEGIVMIGEIGGSMEADAANWLKENSTKPVVGFIAGQTAPKGRRMGHAGAIIGGKDDTAAAKMKIMRECGIHVVESPADIGKTMAKVLK
- the folE gene encoding GTP cyclohydrolase I FolE encodes the protein MSKNILSNYETPLKADAFKMTDQEKIKKIEHHFREIMEILGLDLNDDSLNGTPGRIAKMYVKEIFSGLNPANKPEISLFENKFNYQNMIVEKDITVHSNCEHHFVPFFGKAHVAYFAKEKVLGLSKINRLVHYYCKRPQLQERLTLQIANEIKNVAKTEDVAVLINAKHLCVASRGIQDISTSTITANYFGAFEKDEIKKQFLNYIKL
- a CDS encoding GNAT family N-acetyltransferase; its protein translation is MHLTQVTTKKDKKDFLNVARVIYANDSNWVCPLDAQINSIFDPEENIFYKNGEAERWILKNDKGELIGRVATFINRNKAFGYEQPTGGMGFFECINDKEAAFKLFDKCKEWLSERKMEAMDGPINFGENDNFWGLLVDGFTQPGFGMNYNFKYYKELFEEYGFNFYYEQVSHHLEIAKSLPERFWKVADWVINKAEYNFKHYSIKNSEKFLKDIIEIYQDAWQFHENFTPAKLSDLRIKFDKMKDFIIEDFIWFAYHHDEPIAFLVMLPDTNQILKHFNGKINFLGKIKFAWLRSRKKITRARIVIMGVKVKYQRYGIDSGIFRQMQKIIVNHQEYKEIEISWTGDYNPKVKALIKALKVDFAKRHITYRKLFDENAKSKRSKIIPVDTRK